A region from the Vibrio rumoiensis genome encodes:
- a CDS encoding LLM class flavin-dependent oxidoreductase codes for MSVLSNVPFSLLELAPMRQDSTVGETLQKSLKYAQLADELGYNRFWLAEHHNMPGIVCAATSVLIGYIAGGTKNIRVGSGGIMLPNHPPLVVAEQFGTLESLYPGRIDLSLGRAPGSDQITSRALNRDEKRADEFPIEVEELQTLLGPYNGFSQVRAMPGENTNVPIWLLGSSLFSARLAAEKGLPYAFAGHFAPRFMHDAIEIYRSEFQASEVLDKPYVMLGLPLVAAETDEEAQYLSTTTKQRALSLIRGKELWLQPPVESMDGLWNEQEKAYVDNFLALSITGGPATIKHRLEMMVKQLGIDEFIFTNDLYDHDKRCKAIEILSDIKK; via the coding sequence ATGTCTGTTCTCTCAAACGTGCCATTTTCACTCTTAGAACTCGCCCCAATGCGTCAGGATTCAACCGTAGGGGAAACCCTGCAAAAAAGCTTAAAGTACGCACAGCTTGCCGATGAGTTAGGTTATAACCGTTTTTGGCTTGCCGAGCATCACAACATGCCAGGGATTGTATGTGCGGCAACCTCTGTTTTAATTGGTTATATTGCAGGCGGCACCAAAAACATACGGGTCGGTTCTGGCGGTATTATGCTTCCTAATCACCCGCCACTTGTCGTTGCAGAACAATTTGGCACCTTAGAAAGTCTATACCCAGGTAGAATTGATCTTAGTTTAGGTCGAGCACCCGGTAGCGATCAAATCACCAGTCGCGCGCTAAACCGCGATGAAAAGCGAGCCGATGAGTTTCCCATTGAAGTTGAAGAGTTACAGACCTTACTTGGCCCTTATAATGGATTCAGTCAAGTACGAGCCATGCCCGGTGAAAATACCAATGTGCCAATTTGGTTATTAGGCTCGAGCTTATTTAGTGCCCGCCTAGCCGCAGAAAAAGGGTTGCCTTATGCGTTTGCCGGCCATTTCGCTCCGCGCTTTATGCATGATGCAATTGAAATTTATCGCAGTGAATTCCAAGCTTCAGAGGTATTAGATAAGCCATATGTGATGCTAGGTTTACCGTTAGTGGCAGCTGAAACCGATGAAGAAGCACAATACCTATCTACCACCACCAAACAGCGCGCTTTATCTTTAATTCGAGGCAAAGAATTATGGTTGCAACCTCCTGTCGAAAGCATGGATGGGTTATGGAACGAACAAGAAAAAGCATACGTCGATAATTTCTTAGCCTTATCGATTACCGGTGGCCCTGCAACTATCAAACATCGTTTAGAAATGATGGTGAAACAATTAGGCATCGATGAATTTATCTTCACTAATGATTTGTATGATCATGACAAGCGTTGCAAAGCGATCGAAATCTTGTCAGATATTAAGAAATAG
- a CDS encoding GlsB/YeaQ/YmgE family stress response membrane protein, with protein MSIITFLIIGAIAGWLAGQIMKGSGFGAIGNIVIGIVGSFVGGFAFSLLGLSSGGFIGSIVTATVGAVLLLYISRLIKS; from the coding sequence ATGTCGATAATTACATTTTTGATTATTGGTGCGATAGCGGGCTGGCTTGCGGGCCAAATCATGAAAGGTTCTGGGTTTGGCGCAATTGGTAACATTGTCATTGGTATTGTAGGTTCTTTCGTTGGTGGCTTTGCGTTTAGCTTACTGGGATTATCGTCTGGTGGGTTTATTGGTTCTATCGTGACAGCGACGGTAGGTGCAGTATTATTGCTTTATATTTCTCGACTTATTAAGTCATAG
- the yddG gene encoding aromatic amino acid DMT transporter YddG: MPFLSKHKYTLCGVLAILLWSSLTALIRDISELFSPTAGAAMIYSVSTIFLFTVMGVPRLKQFPKPYLIVGGILFVTYEMCLALSLGLADSRRQSMEMAIINYLWPALTILLSVIISNKRVSTLIYPSIALAFLGVAWCISGDQTLSFSLISQNVAGNPIPYLLAFSGAFIWAVYCTLTKKMSNGENPIPLFFMATAISLWIKYAMSSEPSLSFTWGSSVTVLIAGITIGSGYALWNHAIVGGNIILLSTLSYFIPIFATLFSAVYLDVSLSHSFWQGVALVTFASLMCFFITREKRAKPLSQEA, translated from the coding sequence ATGCCTTTTCTCAGCAAACATAAATACACGCTTTGCGGTGTACTCGCCATTCTGCTTTGGAGCTCTTTAACCGCATTAATCCGTGATATCTCCGAACTATTTAGTCCAACTGCGGGCGCAGCAATGATTTACTCCGTGAGCACTATCTTTTTGTTTACCGTAATGGGAGTGCCACGCCTTAAACAATTTCCTAAGCCGTACCTAATTGTCGGTGGGATTTTATTTGTCACTTATGAAATGTGCTTAGCCCTATCACTCGGTTTAGCCGATAGCCGACGTCAATCAATGGAAATGGCCATCATCAATTACCTGTGGCCGGCATTAACCATTTTGCTTAGTGTAATTATCAGTAATAAGAGAGTGAGTACTTTGATCTATCCAAGCATTGCACTGGCATTTCTTGGTGTGGCATGGTGTATCTCGGGCGATCAAACATTATCCTTTAGCCTTATCAGCCAAAATGTTGCTGGCAATCCTATCCCATATCTACTCGCTTTTTCTGGCGCTTTTATTTGGGCCGTCTACTGCACACTCACCAAGAAAATGAGTAATGGAGAAAACCCTATCCCTTTATTCTTTATGGCTACGGCTATTTCCTTATGGATAAAATATGCCATGAGCTCAGAGCCTAGCTTAAGTTTTACGTGGGGAAGCAGTGTGACTGTATTGATTGCTGGTATCACAATCGGATCAGGCTATGCTTTATGGAATCATGCTATTGTTGGTGGCAATATTATTTTGCTGAGTACGCTTTCCTACTTCATACCCATCTTTGCCACGTTATTTTCCGCAGTGTATTTAGACGTCAGTCTTAGCCACTCATTTTGGCAAGGTGTTGCCTTGGTGACTTTTGCTTCGCTAATGTGCTTTTTCATTACTCGAGAAAAACGAGCGAAACCATTATCTCAAGAAGCATGA
- a CDS encoding urate hydroxylase PuuD — protein sequence MDPHITEWLNLAIRWVHMIVGIAWIGASFYFVWLENNLNRVNPKTGLSGDLWAIHGGGIYHLEKYKLAPPQMPEHLHWFKWEAYFTWITGVLLLGVVYYLNANIYLIAPGSGLSVGAAIGIGIASLVGGWIIYTLLCDSPLGKKPLLLGIVLFACLVGAAYGLSQVFSGRGAYIHVGAIIGTIMVGNVFFVIMPAQRNLVKAIEDGTEPDPALPAKGLLRSRHNNYLTLPVLFIMISNHFPSTYGSEYNWLILACLAVFSILVRHYFNTRHGSQKFAWAVPVAVLGMISLAFVTSNSMPSLSQPSAPVAQQAQAPETNTANVEHAATNDASEKVASEKAEKPSVFTQVQHVIKERCVECHSATPTSNMFATAPAGVMLDTAEEIQTNAPRIQAQVQTRVMPLGNLTKMTDEERALVVDWVSNGAKI from the coding sequence ATGGATCCGCATATTACGGAATGGCTCAATCTTGCAATTCGCTGGGTTCACATGATCGTTGGTATCGCGTGGATTGGGGCATCATTTTACTTTGTATGGTTAGAAAACAACTTAAACCGTGTTAATCCAAAAACGGGATTGTCAGGTGATTTATGGGCGATTCACGGCGGTGGTATTTATCACCTAGAGAAATACAAATTAGCGCCACCTCAAATGCCAGAACATTTACATTGGTTTAAGTGGGAAGCGTACTTCACCTGGATCACCGGTGTATTACTGCTAGGGGTAGTGTACTACCTTAATGCTAATATTTATCTTATTGCCCCTGGCTCGGGGTTAAGTGTGGGCGCCGCGATTGGTATTGGTATCGCTTCGCTAGTGGGTGGTTGGATCATCTACACCTTGTTGTGTGACTCTCCATTAGGTAAAAAACCTCTGCTACTTGGTATTGTTTTGTTTGCCTGCCTCGTTGGTGCGGCTTACGGTTTAAGCCAAGTGTTTAGTGGCCGTGGTGCTTACATTCATGTCGGCGCAATTATCGGTACTATCATGGTCGGTAATGTATTCTTCGTGATTATGCCGGCACAACGTAACTTAGTGAAAGCGATTGAAGACGGCACCGAACCGGATCCTGCGCTGCCAGCGAAAGGTCTATTGCGTTCTCGTCACAATAACTACCTAACCTTGCCAGTATTGTTCATTATGATCAGTAACCACTTCCCAAGCACTTATGGCTCGGAATACAACTGGTTAATTCTGGCGTGTTTAGCGGTATTCAGTATTTTAGTTCGACACTACTTTAATACTCGTCATGGTAGTCAGAAGTTTGCTTGGGCAGTACCGGTTGCGGTATTAGGTATGATTAGCCTTGCCTTTGTAACATCGAATAGTATGCCAAGCTTGTCACAGCCGTCGGCGCCAGTTGCGCAGCAAGCTCAAGCTCCAGAGACGAATACGGCAAATGTTGAGCACGCGGCAACGAATGATGCCAGTGAAAAAGTGGCGAGTGAAAAAGCGGAAAAACCATCCGTGTTTACTCAAGTTCAGCATGTGATTAAAGAGCGTTGCGTTGAGTGTCACTCTGCTACTCCAACCAGCAATATGTTTGCAACCGCGCCAGCTGGTGTGATGTTGGATACAGCAGAAGAGATTCAAACCAATGCACCACGTATTCAAGCGCAAGTTCAAACAAGAGTAATGCCATTAGGTAATTTAACCAAAATGACCGATGAGGAACGTGCGTTAGTGGTCGATTGGGTGAGTAATGGTGCGAAAATCTAA
- a CDS encoding dienelactone hydrolase family protein, with protein sequence MTELRPIPQEAFDWYDEYAHGLIDRREFFARLGGLVALGFTMTVLTSALLPNYALAEQVSFNDPNIVGSYKTFPSPKGYGEGRGYYVEPTNKDGKLPVVLVIHENRGLNPYIEDVARRLAKAGFIAFAPDALYSLGGYPGNDDQGREMQSALDKAKIEEDFIAAAHYLKSSERSNGKLGAVGFCFGGYIVNMLAATLGDDLSAGVPFYGTPADKSIRSNITAPLVLQFASEDKRVNATWPEYEQDLKRDNVDYVAHIYPNTQHGFHNDSTGRYAEKEAELAWSRTLDLFNKTLV encoded by the coding sequence ATGACAGAGTTAAGACCCATTCCACAAGAAGCATTTGATTGGTACGATGAATATGCTCATGGTTTGATCGACCGGCGAGAATTTTTTGCCCGTTTAGGAGGCTTAGTGGCGTTAGGCTTTACTATGACGGTGTTGACTTCAGCATTATTGCCTAACTATGCGCTTGCCGAGCAGGTTTCGTTCAATGATCCGAATATTGTTGGCAGTTACAAAACTTTCCCATCCCCCAAGGGATATGGAGAAGGGCGAGGTTATTATGTCGAGCCAACTAATAAAGACGGTAAGCTTCCGGTTGTATTGGTGATTCATGAAAACCGAGGGCTCAATCCTTATATTGAAGATGTGGCGCGCCGTTTAGCCAAAGCCGGTTTTATTGCGTTTGCTCCTGATGCTTTGTATAGCTTAGGTGGGTATCCGGGTAATGATGATCAAGGTCGAGAAATGCAAAGCGCTTTGGATAAAGCCAAAATTGAAGAAGATTTTATCGCGGCGGCTCATTATCTAAAATCGAGTGAGCGAAGTAATGGCAAACTCGGCGCGGTGGGTTTTTGTTTTGGCGGCTATATTGTCAATATGTTAGCGGCAACATTGGGTGATGATTTGAGTGCGGGTGTCCCGTTTTATGGTACTCCGGCGGATAAATCGATTCGTTCGAATATCACTGCACCATTAGTACTTCAATTCGCCAGTGAAGATAAGCGAGTGAATGCCACTTGGCCAGAATATGAACAAGATCTCAAGCGAGATAACGTTGACTACGTAGCTCATATTTACCCTAATACTCAGCATGGTTTTCATAATGATTCGACTGGGCGTTACGCTGAAAAAGAAGCGGAACTTGCTTGGAGCCGAACGTTAGATTTGTTTAATAAAACACTGGTATGA